A window of the Streptomyces sp. NBC_01351 genome harbors these coding sequences:
- the nrtL gene encoding ArgS-related anticodon-binding protein NrtL: MTPADLSRCVVRAVRCAVEDGELSADVVVPERVVVERTRPGGVGDYATPVAFQVAKSAGRPPGDVAGVLGRRLAAVPGVASVDVTGAGFLNFTLAPLSTAGLVREVRARGLRYGYADGAFGVEPFCWARTAEPRQRAVDEAVVRLLRSQGDGHGGPPPGVAPVARRDGDVVGEYGRDASAWAMLTAPARETPVFDQGLLLQGEGSEFFRVRYAYARSRALLRNAGQLGFGAEAADVSDAPELLRALADYPLVLEAAAHHRAPERLARYLVELADALLDFQHRVLPQGDEKRSAAHRARLALAEAAGTVLAGGLALLGIDAPERL; the protein is encoded by the coding sequence GTGACCCCCGCTGACCTCTCCCGTTGCGTCGTACGCGCCGTGCGCTGCGCCGTCGAGGACGGGGAGCTGTCGGCGGACGTGGTCGTGCCCGAGCGGGTCGTCGTCGAGCGGACCCGGCCCGGTGGGGTGGGGGACTACGCCACCCCAGTTGCCTTCCAGGTCGCCAAGAGCGCCGGGCGTCCGCCGGGTGATGTGGCAGGTGTGCTCGGTCGACGGCTGGCCGCGGTGCCTGGCGTCGCGAGTGTGGACGTCACCGGCGCCGGGTTCCTGAACTTCACCCTCGCGCCGCTGTCCACCGCCGGTCTCGTGCGGGAGGTCCGCGCGCGCGGCCTCCGCTACGGGTACGCCGACGGAGCCTTCGGGGTCGAGCCGTTCTGCTGGGCGCGCACCGCCGAGCCGCGGCAGCGGGCCGTCGACGAGGCCGTCGTACGGCTCCTGCGCAGTCAGGGGGACGGGCACGGGGGGCCGCCGCCGGGCGTTGCTCCCGTTGCCCGGCGGGACGGGGACGTGGTGGGTGAGTACGGACGCGATGCTTCCGCCTGGGCCATGCTGACCGCTCCCGCCCGCGAAACCCCCGTCTTTGACCAGGGCCTGCTCTTGCAGGGGGAAGGCAGCGAGTTCTTCCGGGTTCGGTACGCGTACGCCAGGAGCCGCGCGCTGCTGCGGAACGCCGGGCAGCTGGGGTTCGGCGCCGAGGCGGCGGACGTGTCCGACGCCCCTGAGCTGCTGCGGGCCCTCGCCGACTACCCGCTCGTCCTCGAAGCCGCCGCGCACCACCGTGCGCCCGAGCGGCTCGCCAGGTACCTCGTCGAGCTCGCCGACGCGCTGCTCGACTTCCAGCACCGCGTACTGCCCCAGGGGGACGAGAAACGCTCGGCCGCCCACCGTGCCCGGCTGGCTCTTGCCGAAGCCGCCGGGACGGTGCTGGCCGGCGGCCTGGCCCTGCTCGGCATCGACGCACCCGAACGCCTGTGA
- the lysA gene encoding diaminopimelate decarboxylase — protein MSRSAHPAGPRHADVLPEGHYSPPAADLNELDEKVWARTVSRGEDGVVSVGGIEVTKLAEEFGTPAYFLDEEDFRARCRAWAHAFGKDADVFYAGKAFLSKAVVKWLREEGLNVDVCSGGELATALAAGMPGAQIAFHGNNKSEGEIRRAIGAGVGRIVLDSFQEIARVAHIAREMGVRQPVQIRVTVGVEAHTHEFIATAHEDQKFGIAVADGSAAEAVRRALGHDSLELLGVHSHIGSQIFDMAGFEVSAKRVVQLLAAVRDEHGVELPEIDLGGGLGIAYTSADDPREPHEIAKALHEIVARECDSARLKAPRISVEPGRAIVGPTAFTLYEVGTIKPLEGLRTYVSVDGGMSDNIRTALYDAEYGVSLVSRTSDAEPMLVRVVGKHCESGDIVVKDAFLPADLAPGDLIAVPATGAYCRSMASNYNHALRPPVVAVRDGQARVIVRRETEEDLLRLDLG, from the coding sequence ATGAGCCGTTCCGCCCACCCCGCCGGGCCCCGCCACGCCGATGTCCTGCCCGAGGGGCACTATTCCCCGCCGGCCGCAGACCTCAATGAGCTGGACGAGAAGGTCTGGGCCCGGACCGTGAGCAGGGGAGAAGACGGGGTCGTGAGCGTCGGGGGGATCGAAGTCACCAAGCTCGCCGAGGAGTTCGGTACCCCCGCCTACTTCCTCGACGAAGAGGATTTCCGGGCCCGGTGCCGGGCCTGGGCGCATGCCTTCGGCAAGGACGCCGATGTGTTCTATGCGGGCAAGGCGTTTCTTTCCAAGGCCGTCGTGAAGTGGCTGCGGGAAGAAGGACTGAATGTGGACGTGTGTTCCGGTGGGGAGCTCGCCACCGCGCTGGCCGCCGGGATGCCGGGAGCGCAGATCGCCTTTCACGGGAACAACAAGTCCGAAGGCGAGATCCGCCGGGCCATCGGGGCCGGGGTCGGGCGCATCGTGCTCGATTCTTTCCAGGAGATCGCCCGCGTCGCGCACATCGCCCGTGAGATGGGCGTACGGCAGCCCGTGCAGATCCGCGTGACGGTGGGCGTGGAAGCCCATACGCACGAGTTCATCGCGACCGCGCACGAAGACCAGAAGTTCGGAATCGCCGTTGCCGACGGGAGCGCCGCCGAGGCCGTGCGCCGCGCGCTCGGGCACGACTCCCTGGAGCTGCTCGGCGTCCACTCCCACATCGGCTCGCAGATCTTCGACATGGCCGGCTTCGAGGTCTCGGCGAAGCGCGTCGTGCAGCTGCTGGCCGCCGTGCGGGACGAGCACGGGGTGGAGCTGCCCGAGATCGACCTCGGGGGCGGGCTGGGGATCGCGTACACGTCCGCCGACGACCCGCGCGAGCCCCACGAGATCGCCAAGGCGCTCCACGAGATCGTCGCCCGGGAGTGCGACAGCGCGCGGCTGAAGGCCCCGAGGATCTCCGTCGAGCCCGGGCGGGCCATCGTCGGGCCGACCGCCTTCACGCTGTACGAGGTCGGGACGATCAAGCCGCTCGAAGGGCTGCGGACGTACGTGAGCGTCGATGGCGGGATGTCCGACAACATTCGGACCGCCCTGTACGACGCCGAGTACGGGGTCAGTCTGGTGTCGCGGACCTCGGACGCCGAGCCGATGCTCGTCCGCGTCGTCGGCAAGCACTGCGAGAGCGGGGACATCGTCGTGAAGGACGCCTTCCTGCCCGCCGACCTGGCGCCCGGAGATCTCATCGCCGTGCCCGCCACCGGCGCTTACTGCAGGTCGATGGCCAGCAATTACAAC